A window of the Haloarcula litorea genome harbors these coding sequences:
- a CDS encoding NADPH-dependent F420 reductase translates to MRIGIIGTGSVGTALARGFDAAGHAVVLGSRTPAESGGGIGDAIDVLPRGEAAERGEAVVLAVPGSAAPSVAADLATHLAAKPLVDATNEYPEATAERSLAARVADAAPEARVVKAFNTIGANRMTDPEIGGERATMFVAGDNRAARETVATLAGDLGFDPVEAGALGAATRLEALARLWIDLSRDHGRDIGFRLLRE, encoded by the coding sequence ATGCGAATCGGGATCATCGGCACCGGCAGCGTCGGCACGGCGCTCGCCCGCGGGTTCGACGCGGCCGGTCACGCGGTCGTCCTGGGCTCGCGAACGCCCGCGGAGTCCGGAGGGGGTATCGGCGACGCGATCGACGTCCTGCCGCGGGGTGAGGCCGCCGAGCGCGGCGAGGCCGTCGTCCTCGCGGTGCCGGGCAGCGCCGCGCCCTCGGTCGCGGCCGACCTCGCCACCCACCTCGCGGCGAAGCCGCTGGTCGACGCCACCAACGAGTACCCCGAGGCGACGGCCGAGCGGTCGCTGGCCGCCCGCGTCGCCGACGCCGCCCCCGAGGCGCGGGTAGTCAAGGCGTTCAACACCATCGGCGCGAACCGGATGACCGACCCCGAGATCGGCGGCGAGCGGGCGACGATGTTCGTCGCTGGCGACAACCGGGCGGCCCGCGAGACCGTCGCGACGCTGGCCGGCGACCTCGGCTTCGACCCCGTCGAGGCCGGGGCCCTCGGGGCCGCCACGCGCCTGGAAGCCCTCGCGCGGCTGTGGATCGACCTCAGCCGGGATCACGGCCGAGACATCGGCTTCCGGCTCCTCCGGGAGTGA
- a CDS encoding sugar phosphate isomerase/epimerase family protein: MQVGVLTVPLGGEPLADALAYLDDLGVGAVELGCGGFPGDDHLPRDEYLDDEDAQAELRDLLDDHGLTVSALATHNNPLHPDDERADEADTELREAIRLADQLGVDAVTCFSGLPAGGPDDEVPNWITAPWPTEHADAHEYQWGVAEEYWSDLADHAADHGVDVAIEMHPNMLVYEPRGMLELRERTNDRIGANFDPSHLYWQGIDVTEAIRLLGEHDAIHHVHAKDTKVYDANASEKGVLDTTPYTEEADRSWLFRSIGYGHGEAHWKDVVSTLRMVGYDGALSIEHEDSLTSAREGLEKAVDVLDRAVFETQPGEAYWAE; this comes from the coding sequence ATGCAAGTCGGAGTCCTGACCGTCCCGCTGGGCGGCGAACCGCTCGCGGACGCCCTCGCCTACCTCGACGACCTCGGGGTCGGCGCGGTCGAACTGGGCTGTGGTGGCTTCCCAGGCGACGACCACCTCCCCCGGGACGAGTACCTCGACGACGAAGACGCACAGGCCGAGCTCCGGGACCTGCTCGACGACCACGGGCTGACCGTGAGCGCGCTGGCGACGCACAACAACCCGCTCCACCCCGACGACGAGCGGGCCGACGAGGCCGACACCGAGCTCCGGGAGGCGATCCGGCTGGCCGACCAGCTGGGCGTCGACGCCGTCACCTGCTTCTCGGGCCTGCCGGCGGGCGGCCCCGACGACGAGGTACCGAACTGGATCACCGCGCCGTGGCCCACCGAACACGCCGACGCCCACGAGTACCAGTGGGGCGTCGCCGAGGAGTACTGGTCGGACCTGGCCGACCACGCCGCCGACCACGGCGTCGACGTCGCCATCGAGATGCACCCCAACATGCTCGTCTACGAGCCCCGGGGGATGCTGGAACTGCGCGAGCGCACCAACGACCGCATCGGGGCGAACTTCGACCCCTCGCACCTGTACTGGCAGGGCATCGACGTCACCGAGGCCATCCGCCTGCTGGGCGAGCACGACGCCATCCACCACGTCCACGCCAAGGACACGAAGGTCTACGACGCCAACGCCAGCGAGAAGGGCGTGCTGGACACCACTCCCTACACCGAGGAGGCGGACCGCTCGTGGCTGTTCCGCTCGATCGGCTACGGCCACGGCGAGGCCCACTGGAAGGACGTCGTCTCGACCCTGCGGATGGTCGGCTACGACGGTGCCCTCTCCATCGAACACGAGGACTCCCTGACCAGCGCCCGCGAGGGCCTGGAGAAGGCCGTCGACGTGCTGGACCGCGCCGTCTTCGAGACGCAACCGGGCGAGGCATACTGGGCTGAGTGA
- a CDS encoding Gfo/Idh/MocA family protein: MTDEPLDIGVLGYRFMGKAHANAFARLPMFFADAPDLNRAVLVGRDEAALADAADELGFARTATDWESVVDEVDVFYNLGPNHVHAEPSIAALEAGTPVFCEKPLAPGLDDAAAMAEAAADADVPAGIAFNYRFIPAIQYAKNLIEAGELGELRHFRGRYLQDWLVDPEAPWSWRNDEELAGSGALGDLGAHTVDLARFLVGDVAAVSGHLRTFVDERPVDGEDETRPVTVDDAYSAQVAFEDGTMGTLEASRFANGRKNDHTIEIEGSKGSLKFSLERLNELEVLREDSRGYETVLVTDESDPYIDHWWPPGHVIGWEHTFVHENYEFLSAVAEGGDYEPSFADGLAVQRVLDAVERSDDERAWIEV, translated from the coding sequence ATGACGGACGAACCACTCGACATCGGCGTTCTGGGGTACCGCTTCATGGGCAAGGCCCACGCAAACGCCTTCGCGCGGCTCCCGATGTTCTTCGCGGACGCGCCCGACCTCAACCGCGCGGTGCTGGTCGGCCGCGACGAGGCGGCGCTGGCCGACGCCGCCGACGAACTGGGCTTCGCTCGCACGGCGACCGACTGGGAATCCGTGGTCGACGAGGTGGACGTCTTCTACAACCTCGGGCCGAACCACGTCCACGCCGAGCCCTCGATCGCGGCGCTCGAAGCGGGGACGCCGGTCTTCTGCGAGAAGCCGCTCGCGCCGGGGCTGGACGACGCCGCGGCGATGGCCGAGGCGGCCGCCGACGCCGACGTGCCGGCCGGCATCGCGTTCAACTACCGGTTCATCCCGGCGATCCAGTACGCGAAGAACCTGATCGAGGCCGGCGAGCTGGGCGAGCTCCGCCACTTCCGGGGCCGGTACCTCCAGGACTGGCTGGTCGACCCCGAAGCCCCGTGGTCCTGGCGCAACGACGAGGAGCTGGCCGGCAGCGGCGCGCTGGGCGACCTCGGTGCCCACACCGTCGACCTCGCGCGGTTCCTCGTCGGCGACGTGGCGGCGGTCAGCGGCCACCTGCGGACCTTCGTCGACGAGCGGCCCGTCGACGGGGAAGACGAGACCCGCCCGGTCACCGTCGACGACGCCTACTCCGCGCAGGTCGCCTTCGAGGACGGCACGATGGGCACGCTGGAAGCGTCCCGGTTCGCCAACGGCCGGAAGAACGACCACACCATCGAGATCGAGGGCTCGAAGGGGAGCCTGAAGTTCTCGCTGGAGCGGCTGAACGAGCTGGAGGTCCTGCGCGAGGACTCGCGGGGCTACGAGACGGTCCTGGTGACCGACGAGTCGGACCCGTACATCGACCACTGGTGGCCGCCGGGGCACGTCATCGGCTGGGAGCACACGTTCGTCCACGAGAACTACGAGTTCCTCTCGGCGGTCGCGGAGGGCGGGGACTACGAGCCGAGCTTCGCCGACGGCCTGGCCGTCCAGCGGGTGCTCGACGCCGTCGAGCGCAGCGACGACGAGCGGGCGTGGATCGAGGTCTGA
- a CDS encoding anthranilate phosphoribosyltransferase, whose amino-acid sequence MARATREYGEWPLKRLMTDVVGSGHKSADDMSRAQAREAFQRILGGEPDHTTLGAFWLANRWKRNNPEELGAYVDVMHEESVVAAEPDADPVDCGANYDGKGRSAILGVAAGLVAAAAGTPVVVHSGDRVPTQKQDAYKHVLDELGVRTDLDPAESAAMVDDVGFGFYYQPRFNPGIDDLFERRDTMGVRTFVNTVETLANPANADVHLGSFYHLPFAKKMVRTLKQSESSTVDRALFFQGMEGYDDVRPGETVVAEWPIEGDESDDEDIADFEIRTGDLGMDVTSEDLGVDDVAAESAAITEAVLAGEREDGFADAVALNAALRIYAREDADSIGDGLDQARAAVEDGSAADALESLRSF is encoded by the coding sequence ATGGCACGAGCGACCCGCGAGTACGGCGAGTGGCCGCTGAAGCGCCTGATGACCGACGTCGTCGGCTCCGGACACAAGTCCGCCGACGATATGTCGCGGGCGCAGGCCCGGGAGGCGTTCCAGCGCATCCTCGGCGGCGAACCCGACCACACGACGCTGGGGGCGTTCTGGCTCGCCAACCGCTGGAAGCGCAACAACCCCGAGGAACTGGGGGCCTACGTCGACGTGATGCACGAGGAGTCCGTCGTCGCCGCCGAACCGGACGCCGACCCCGTCGACTGCGGCGCGAACTACGACGGCAAGGGCCGGTCGGCCATCCTGGGCGTGGCCGCCGGGCTGGTCGCCGCGGCCGCCGGCACGCCGGTCGTGGTCCACTCGGGCGATCGGGTCCCGACCCAGAAGCAGGACGCCTACAAGCACGTGCTGGACGAACTCGGCGTCCGGACCGACCTCGACCCGGCCGAGAGCGCCGCGATGGTCGACGACGTCGGCTTCGGCTTCTACTACCAGCCACGGTTCAACCCCGGGATCGACGACCTGTTCGAGCGCCGGGACACGATGGGCGTCCGCACGTTCGTCAACACCGTCGAGACGCTCGCCAACCCGGCGAACGCCGACGTCCACCTCGGGAGCTTCTACCACCTGCCGTTCGCCAAGAAGATGGTCCGGACCCTGAAGCAGTCCGAGTCAAGCACCGTCGACCGGGCGCTGTTCTTCCAGGGGATGGAGGGGTACGACGACGTCCGCCCCGGCGAGACGGTCGTCGCCGAGTGGCCGATCGAGGGCGACGAGTCCGACGACGAGGACATCGCGGACTTCGAGATCCGGACCGGCGACCTCGGGATGGACGTCACGAGCGAGGACCTCGGGGTCGACGACGTGGCCGCCGAGTCCGCCGCGATCACCGAAGCGGTCCTGGCCGGCGAGCGCGAGGACGGCTTCGCCGACGCCGTCGCGCTCAACGCCGCGCTGCGGATCTACGCCCGCGAGGACGCCGACAGCATCGGCGACGGGCTCGACCAGGCCCGGGCGGCCGTCGAAGACGGGAGCGCCGCCGACGCCCTCGAATCGCTGCGGTCGTTCTGA
- a CDS encoding Lrp/AsnC family transcriptional regulator, translated as MSLQSGDWRERIDDVDAALVDGYQSGFPVRERPFEAVGADLGIAADDALERVERLREDGIFRRFGPVLNPPVIGSSTLAAVSVPDAEFDDVAAVVNGYRQINHNYARDHEWNMWFVVTAGSRAKRDEIIADVERRTGHEVLVLPMLTDYYIDLEFPVVNSDRFARESLDGTDASATRISEDAAADLSALDRRLLLATQEGFPLSATPYRDVADAVDADVGDVLAAVERLRADNCIKRIGCVVNHVTTGFDSNCMVVWDVPDDKLDAWGQRAGELPYVTLCYHRPRRPDQDWPYNLFTMIHGRDADAVDAKIDELAADYLPVVHERLYSTATLKQTGARYDDIVGESR; from the coding sequence ATGAGCCTCCAGTCGGGCGACTGGCGCGAGCGCATCGACGACGTGGACGCCGCCCTCGTCGACGGCTACCAGAGCGGGTTCCCCGTCCGGGAACGTCCATTCGAGGCCGTCGGCGCGGACCTCGGGATCGCGGCCGACGACGCCCTCGAACGGGTCGAGCGCCTGCGCGAGGACGGTATCTTCCGGCGGTTCGGTCCCGTCCTCAATCCGCCGGTCATCGGCTCCTCGACGCTGGCGGCGGTCTCGGTGCCCGACGCGGAGTTCGACGACGTGGCCGCCGTCGTCAACGGCTACCGACAGATCAACCACAACTACGCCCGCGACCACGAGTGGAACATGTGGTTCGTCGTCACCGCCGGCTCGCGCGCGAAGCGCGACGAGATCATCGCCGACGTCGAGCGACGGACCGGCCACGAGGTGCTGGTCCTGCCGATGCTGACCGACTACTACATCGACCTGGAGTTCCCCGTCGTCAACTCGGACAGGTTCGCCCGCGAATCCCTCGACGGCACGGACGCCAGCGCCACCCGAATCAGCGAGGACGCGGCCGCCGACCTCTCGGCGCTGGACCGACGGCTCCTGCTGGCGACCCAGGAGGGGTTCCCGCTGTCGGCGACGCCGTACCGCGACGTGGCCGACGCCGTCGACGCCGACGTGGGGGACGTGCTGGCGGCCGTCGAGCGGCTGCGCGCGGACAACTGCATCAAGCGGATCGGCTGTGTCGTCAACCACGTGACGACGGGGTTCGACAGCAACTGTATGGTCGTCTGGGACGTGCCCGACGACAAGCTGGACGCGTGGGGCCAGCGGGCGGGCGAGCTCCCCTACGTGACGCTCTGCTACCACCGACCGCGCCGGCCCGACCAGGACTGGCCGTACAACCTCTTCACGATGATCCACGGCCGCGACGCCGACGCGGTCGACGCCAAGATCGACGAGCTGGCCGCCGACTACCTCCCGGTCGTACACGAGCGCCTCTACTCGACGGCGACGCTGAAACAGACCGGCGCGCGCTACGACGACATCGTCGGCGAGTCGCGGTAG
- the mptA gene encoding GTP cyclohydrolase MptA, whose translation MSQQLPDVQASSPDVTVGLNRVGVTGVEKLVKLGRRDRDPIVLMAEFEVYVDLPSWRKGADMSRNMEVIDETLETAVGTEAYRVEDVCGDAAELLLEKHDYTTKAEVRMEAEYVTHESTPESGMATQSTADIIASATATEEGTREEIGARVTGMTVCPCSQGMSASRARDTLRGMNVEDEVIEEFLETMPQAGHSQRGHATLTVESEGAPEVDLNDLIEVARDSMSARIYNLAKRPDEDHMTFEAHKDAKFVEDCVRAMAEGVVDAFPDLPEDAIVTMKQSNDESIHQHNAHAERVAEFGDLVGEVEE comes from the coding sequence ATGAGTCAGCAACTCCCGGACGTGCAGGCGTCGAGTCCGGACGTGACAGTCGGTCTCAACCGCGTCGGCGTGACGGGCGTGGAGAAGCTCGTCAAACTCGGCCGGCGGGACCGCGATCCCATCGTGCTGATGGCGGAGTTCGAGGTGTACGTCGACCTGCCCTCCTGGCGGAAGGGCGCGGACATGTCCCGGAACATGGAGGTCATCGACGAGACGCTGGAGACCGCCGTCGGGACGGAGGCCTACCGCGTCGAGGACGTCTGTGGCGACGCCGCCGAACTCCTGCTGGAGAAACACGACTACACGACCAAGGCGGAGGTCCGGATGGAAGCGGAGTACGTCACCCACGAGTCGACGCCGGAGAGCGGGATGGCGACCCAGTCGACGGCCGACATCATCGCCTCCGCGACGGCCACCGAGGAGGGGACCCGCGAGGAGATCGGTGCCCGCGTCACCGGGATGACCGTCTGTCCCTGCTCGCAGGGGATGTCCGCCTCCCGCGCCCGCGACACCCTCCGCGGGATGAACGTCGAGGACGAGGTCATCGAGGAGTTCCTCGAGACGATGCCCCAGGCCGGCCACTCCCAGCGGGGTCACGCCACGCTGACCGTCGAGAGCGAGGGCGCGCCCGAGGTCGACCTCAACGACCTCATCGAGGTGGCGCGTGACTCGATGAGCGCCCGCATCTACAACCTCGCGAAGCGGCCCGACGAGGACCACATGACCTTCGAGGCCCACAAGGACGCGAAGTTCGTCGAGGACTGCGTGCGGGCGATGGCCGAGGGCGTCGTCGACGCGTTCCCGGACCTGCCGGAGGACGCGATCGTCACGATGAAACAGTCCAACGACGAGTCGATCCACCAACACAACGCCCACGCGGAGCGGGTGGCGGAGTTCGGCGACCTGGTCGGCGAGGTCGAGGAGTAG
- a CDS encoding TrmB family transcriptional regulator produces the protein MASLRDLGLSEYEARAYRSLLETGPTTAKELSRASDVPMGRIYDVLNSLETYNLVRSQTASRPKKYVAVEPDTALDRLLDDKKQELQEKASQYEDIVDDLAEQLETAEPVDEPFWTAAVGPEETLDLLLERLAAADSRIVMVGSSPARQVDIVEATERIVDELVAALDRGVEVSLLVRPDLFENLPEAANEEYYERLAPYENYQARASPAVSTTFELIDDVEVCIEVPHPMGREETFGVIDLKDPDFTADISRAFDDHWAEATTINPP, from the coding sequence ATGGCGAGCCTGAGAGACCTCGGCCTCTCCGAGTACGAGGCGAGAGCCTATCGGTCCCTGCTTGAGACGGGGCCGACAACGGCCAAGGAGTTGTCACGTGCCAGCGACGTGCCGATGGGTCGCATCTACGACGTGCTCAACAGCCTGGAGACGTACAATCTCGTCCGCAGTCAGACGGCCAGCCGACCGAAGAAGTACGTCGCCGTCGAGCCCGACACCGCGCTGGACCGCCTGCTCGACGACAAGAAGCAGGAACTCCAGGAGAAGGCCAGCCAGTACGAGGACATCGTCGACGACCTCGCCGAGCAACTGGAGACCGCCGAACCGGTCGACGAGCCGTTCTGGACGGCCGCGGTCGGCCCCGAGGAGACGCTCGACCTCCTGCTGGAGCGGCTCGCGGCGGCCGACTCCCGGATCGTGATGGTCGGCTCCTCGCCGGCCCGGCAGGTCGACATCGTCGAGGCGACGGAGCGCATCGTCGACGAACTCGTCGCCGCGCTGGACCGCGGCGTCGAGGTGTCGCTGCTGGTCCGGCCCGACCTCTTCGAGAACCTCCCGGAGGCGGCCAACGAGGAGTACTACGAGCGGCTCGCTCCCTACGAGAACTACCAGGCCCGGGCCAGCCCCGCCGTCTCGACGACGTTCGAACTCATCGACGACGTCGAGGTGTGTATCGAGGTCCCCCACCCGATGGGCCGCGAGGAGACGTTCGGCGTCATCGACCTCAAGGACCCCGACTTCACCGCCGACATCAGCCGCGCGTTCGACGACCACTGGGCCGAGGCGACGACCATCAATCCGCCCTGA
- a CDS encoding DUF255 domain-containing protein, giving the protein MDEFAADTKVEWREWGSEAFERAAGSGKPLLLSLTVPWSAECRAMDRRTFGEPRIAANINDGFVPVRVDADRNPRVRERYTMGGFPSTVFLTPEGEVITGATFLGPDGFRGILDSVRESWDAQGTDAGSVPRQLQDEAPPAGDLRARIEEHMVEQLLGAFDEEFGGWGSDVKFPLPRTVEFALVRARDQATRTLEAIQTHLLDTYDGGFFRYATARDWSNPRREKLLDENAALVRAFAHGYRYTGREPYRDAAQRTVEYLTTDLWTGDGFAGSQAGDDDYYHLGATDREDADAPHVDGTVFADRNGLAVDGLLWVHAYTDSDRAKQYATRAREHVCETLVDDGAVRHYDDPDSEAGLLFDQARLLQGLTTSWQVLGEGGPAAAVADWTIEHRQQDSGAFRDGPDSGAGLCGRSLHPLDATVELADALVDLAHLTGQDRYRAAATAAVESFAGAAERMGVEVAGYATVAARLRDPQRIVVGTEAGSDLHRAALRLADHETTVVPDPDGDGVARRYEDGTVTAEATTPADLEAALTDGS; this is encoded by the coding sequence ATGGACGAGTTCGCGGCGGACACGAAAGTCGAGTGGCGCGAGTGGGGGTCCGAGGCCTTCGAGCGCGCCGCGGGGAGCGGGAAGCCGCTCCTGCTGTCGCTGACGGTCCCCTGGAGCGCGGAGTGTCGGGCGATGGACCGCCGGACCTTCGGCGAGCCACGCATCGCCGCCAACATCAACGACGGGTTCGTCCCGGTCAGGGTGGACGCCGACCGCAACCCCCGGGTGCGCGAGCGGTACACGATGGGTGGGTTCCCGTCGACGGTGTTCCTCACGCCCGAGGGGGAGGTCATCACCGGCGCGACGTTCCTCGGTCCCGACGGCTTCCGGGGGATCCTCGACAGCGTCCGGGAGTCCTGGGACGCACAGGGCACGGACGCGGGGTCGGTGCCCCGCCAGCTCCAGGACGAGGCCCCGCCCGCGGGCGACCTGCGAGCGCGCATCGAGGAGCACATGGTCGAGCAGCTGCTCGGCGCGTTCGACGAGGAGTTCGGCGGCTGGGGGTCGGACGTGAAGTTCCCGCTGCCCCGGACCGTCGAGTTCGCGCTGGTGCGGGCCCGCGACCAGGCGACCCGGACCCTGGAGGCGATCCAGACGCACCTGCTGGACACCTACGACGGCGGTTTCTTCCGGTACGCGACGGCCCGGGACTGGTCGAACCCCCGCCGGGAGAAACTGCTGGACGAGAACGCCGCGCTGGTGCGGGCGTTCGCCCACGGCTACCGGTACACCGGTCGGGAGCCCTACCGCGACGCCGCCCAGCGTACCGTCGAGTACCTCACCACGGACCTCTGGACCGGCGACGGCTTCGCCGGGAGCCAGGCCGGCGACGACGACTACTACCACCTGGGCGCGACCGACCGGGAGGACGCCGACGCGCCACACGTCGACGGCACGGTGTTCGCCGACCGGAACGGACTGGCCGTCGACGGCCTGCTGTGGGTCCACGCCTACACGGACAGCGACCGGGCGAAGCAGTACGCCACGCGGGCCCGCGAGCACGTCTGCGAGACCCTCGTCGACGACGGCGCGGTCCGCCACTACGACGACCCCGACAGTGAGGCCGGACTCCTGTTCGACCAGGCCCGGCTCCTCCAGGGGCTGACCACGAGCTGGCAGGTCCTGGGCGAGGGCGGGCCGGCCGCGGCCGTCGCCGACTGGACGATCGAGCACCGCCAGCAGGACTCGGGGGCGTTCCGTGACGGCCCCGACAGCGGTGCGGGACTCTGTGGCCGGTCGCTGCACCCGCTCGACGCCACCGTCGAACTGGCCGACGCGCTGGTCGATCTCGCGCACCTCACCGGCCAGGACCGCTACCGCGCGGCCGCGACCGCCGCCGTCGAGTCCTTCGCCGGCGCGGCCGAGCGGATGGGCGTCGAGGTGGCCGGCTACGCGACGGTCGCGGCCCGCTTGCGGGACCCACAGCGGATCGTCGTCGGGACCGAGGCCGGCAGCGACCTCCACCGGGCGGCGCTCCGGCTGGCCGACCACGAGACGACGGTCGTCCCCGACCCCGACGGCGACGGCGTCGCACGCCGGTACGAGGACGGCACCGTCACGGCCGAGGCGACGACCCCCGCCGACCTCGAGGCGGCCCTGACCGACGGAAGCTGA
- a CDS encoding cytochrome P450, whose product MGTDQPAHDHRGPVTPGDRPPRPGRVPLLDNTLAMFRDPLGFYDRVGRMDADVVGFNVAGTTGYFVTHPDLVEQVLVTDDARYEKGQLLRDALGEFIGEGLFLLEGEEWREQRTALQPAFYRETVAAYGETMTDFARRTADGWDDGQRLALLPAMQTYTLRVLGKTLLDVDIERTAEALEPLLSSLRVRTDPGSVSAYTPLWVPTPTNREVRRARADFEATLDDIIAARQAESADERAARDDVLSLLLSLDEATMDRERLGHQLLTFLVAGHDTTALTLTYALFLLANDSGAQRRLHEELDATLDDDPTPSDLFDLPYLDRVLTEALRLYPPAFTTFRQPTEPVRLGGYDIEPSAQLTIPQYLVHRDERWYDDPDAFRPDRWTDDFEAELPDYAYYPFGGGPRHCIGMRFARMEAKLALATLCRRYRFEAVTEPPLELGMRITLSPTEPVEVRVRERD is encoded by the coding sequence ATGGGCACCGACCAGCCCGCCCACGACCACCGCGGTCCCGTCACGCCCGGCGACCGGCCGCCCCGGCCCGGCCGCGTCCCGCTCCTGGACAACACGCTGGCGATGTTCCGGGACCCGCTGGGCTTCTACGACCGCGTCGGCCGGATGGACGCCGACGTGGTCGGGTTCAACGTCGCCGGGACGACCGGCTACTTCGTCACCCACCCGGACCTCGTCGAGCAGGTGCTGGTGACCGACGACGCCCGCTACGAGAAGGGCCAACTGCTGCGGGACGCCCTCGGGGAGTTCATCGGCGAGGGCCTGTTCCTGCTGGAGGGCGAGGAGTGGCGCGAGCAACGCACCGCGCTCCAGCCAGCCTTCTACCGAGAGACGGTGGCCGCCTACGGCGAGACGATGACCGACTTCGCCCGCCGGACCGCGGACGGCTGGGACGACGGGCAGCGGCTCGCCCTCCTGCCGGCGATGCAGACCTACACGCTCCGGGTGCTGGGCAAGACGCTGCTCGACGTCGACATCGAGCGGACCGCCGAGGCGCTGGAGCCCCTGCTCTCGTCGCTGCGAGTCCGGACCGACCCCGGCTCCGTCTCCGCGTACACGCCGCTGTGGGTCCCGACCCCCACGAACCGGGAGGTCCGGCGCGCCCGCGCCGACTTCGAGGCGACGCTGGACGACATCATCGCCGCGCGCCAGGCCGAATCCGCCGACGAGCGGGCGGCCCGCGACGACGTGCTCTCCCTGCTGCTGTCGCTGGACGAGGCGACGATGGATCGGGAGCGGCTGGGCCACCAGCTGCTGACCTTCCTCGTGGCCGGCCACGACACGACGGCGCTGACGCTGACCTACGCGCTGTTCCTGCTGGCGAACGACTCCGGAGCCCAGCGCCGTCTCCACGAGGAACTCGACGCGACGCTGGACGACGACCCGACGCCGTCGGACCTGTTCGACCTGCCGTACCTGGACCGCGTGCTGACGGAGGCGCTGCGGCTCTACCCGCCGGCGTTCACCACCTTCCGCCAGCCCACCGAACCGGTTCGGCTGGGTGGCTACGACATCGAGCCGTCGGCCCAGCTCACCATCCCCCAGTACCTCGTCCACCGCGACGAGCGGTGGTACGACGACCCCGACGCCTTCCGCCCGGACCGCTGGACCGACGACTTCGAGGCCGAGCTCCCCGACTACGCCTACTACCCGTTCGGCGGCGGCCCCCGTCACTGCATCGGGATGCGGTTCGCCCGGATGGAGGCGAAGCTCGCGCTGGCGACCCTGTGTCGCCGCTACCGCTTCGAGGCGGTCACCGAACCGCCGCTGGAACTGGGGATGCGCATCACGCTCTCGCCGACCGAACCAGTCGAAGTCAGGGTCCGCGAGCGGGACTGA
- a CDS encoding FxsA family protein gives MLRVIGLLLLIPLFDIVLLVAVAIPYLGPLVTVALVVLTALVGMLLVRAEGRATLREIQRKLATGEVPTDELIDGGLLVAAGAFFLTPGLVTDFVGLLLAVPLTRYPVRAATRRWVVRPYIDAKTGGFASGQVYVGGFPNEDGGPAPGPGGPGSGDGGRSGSGGFDPDDATDVDFEESDN, from the coding sequence ATGCTCCGGGTCATCGGGCTGCTCCTGCTCATCCCGCTGTTCGACATCGTGCTCCTGGTGGCGGTGGCCATCCCCTACCTGGGTCCGCTCGTCACCGTCGCCCTGGTCGTCCTCACGGCGCTGGTGGGGATGCTCCTGGTGCGTGCGGAGGGGCGCGCGACGCTCCGTGAGATCCAGCGCAAGCTCGCGACCGGCGAGGTGCCGACCGACGAACTCATCGACGGCGGCCTGCTCGTCGCCGCCGGCGCGTTCTTCCTCACGCCCGGCCTGGTGACCGACTTCGTCGGCCTCCTGCTGGCGGTGCCGCTGACCCGCTACCCGGTCCGGGCGGCGACGCGGCGCTGGGTCGTCCGCCCCTACATCGACGCCAAGACCGGCGGCTTCGCCTCCGGCCAGGTGTACGTCGGCGGCTTCCCGAACGAGGACGGCGGCCCGGCACCCGGTCCGGGCGGCCCCGGCTCCGGCGACGGCGGTCGCTCGGGGTCCGGTGGCTTCGATCCCGACGACGCCACCGACGTCGACTTCGAGGAGTCAGACAACTGA
- a CDS encoding NUDIX hydrolase has translation MSNDAGDAHPNAEQDVIAVDADDNEEGLVNRLDAHTGEGVRHRAFTALLFDEDDRVLLAQRAADKRLWDTHWDGTVASHPVEGQTQVEATRQRLEEELGVTPDQYDDLRVTDRFEYKRYYENAGLEWEVCAVLQATLTDTSLDPNPEEVDGLLWVPYERLREHPEYYRQLRLCPWFEIAMRRDDER, from the coding sequence ATGAGCAACGACGCGGGCGACGCGCACCCGAACGCGGAGCAGGACGTCATCGCGGTCGACGCCGACGACAACGAGGAGGGGCTCGTCAACCGACTCGACGCCCACACGGGCGAGGGCGTCCGGCACCGGGCGTTCACCGCGCTGCTGTTCGACGAGGACGACCGGGTCCTGCTGGCCCAGCGGGCGGCCGACAAGCGCCTCTGGGACACCCACTGGGACGGCACCGTCGCCTCCCACCCCGTGGAGGGACAGACTCAGGTCGAGGCGACCCGGCAGCGACTGGAGGAGGAACTGGGGGTCACGCCCGACCAGTACGACGACCTTCGGGTGACCGACCGCTTCGAGTACAAGCGCTACTACGAGAACGCGGGGCTGGAGTGGGAGGTCTGTGCGGTGTTGCAGGCGACGCTGACCGACACGTCGCTGGATCCCAACCCCGAGGAGGTCGACGGACTGCTGTGGGTCCCCTACGAGCGCCTGCGCGAGCACCCCGAGTACTACCGACAGCTGCGCCTGTGTCCGTGGTTCGAGATCGCGATGCGACGCGACGACGAGCGGTAG